The following proteins are co-located in the Rhea pennata isolate bPtePen1 chromosome 2, bPtePen1.pri, whole genome shotgun sequence genome:
- the E2F3 gene encoding transcription factor E2F3, whose protein sequence is MPLQQAKRRLELGESGHQYLAEGLKTPKGKGRAATRSPDSPKTPKSPSEKTRYDTSLGLLTKKFIQLLSQSPDGVLDLNRAAEVLKVQKRRIYDITNVLEGIHLIKKKSKNNIQWMGCSLSEDGGMLAQRQGLTKEVTELTQEEKKLDELIQSCTLDLKLLTEDSENQRLAYVTYQDIRKISGLKDQTVIVVKAPPETRLEVPDPVESALIHLSSTQGPIEVYLCPEENDALSPMKTYSQDHNGNISKTISKEVASSNSGQGDCSVNMATLSPLASPANLLQQTEDQIPSNFEGPFVNLLPPLLQEDYLLSLGDEEGISDLFDAYDLEKLPSLVDEFIYS, encoded by the exons gcAAAGCGAAGGCTGGAGCTAGGAGAAAGTGGTCACCAGTATCTTGCTGAAGGATTAAAAACTccaaaggggaaaggaagagctgCGACAAGAAGTCCAGATAGTCCAAAAA ctcCAAAATCTCCTTCAGAAAAGACTCGGTATGATACATCACTTGGCCTTCTTACAAAGAAGTTCATTCAATTGCTGAGCCAATCTCCTGATGGTGTCTTAGACTTGAACAGAGCGGCAGAGGTTCTCAAGGTGCAAAAAAGGAGGATTTATGATATCACCAATGTACTGGAAGGCATCCAtctcattaagaaaaaatccaaaaacaACATTCAGTGGAT GGGCTGCAGTCTGTCAGAGGATGGTGGCATGCTGGCGCAGCGTCAAGGCCTCACAAAGGAGGTGACAGAATTGActcaggaagagaagaaactgGATGAGCTAATCCAAAGCTGCACCCTCGACCTCAAGTTGCTAACAGAGGACTCAGAGAATCAGAG ATTAGCTTATGTGACATATCAAGACATTCGAAAAATTAGTGGCCTTAAAGACCAAACTGTTATAGTTGTGAAAGCTCCTCCAGAAACAAGACTTGAAGTGCCTGACCCAGTGGAG AGTGCATTGATACATTTATCTAGTACTCAAGGACCTATTGAAGTTTATCTATGCCCAGAGGAAAATGATGCCCTCAGTCCAATGAAAACCTATAGTCAGGACCacaatggaaatatttccaagACTATTTCCAAAG AAGTGGCTTCCAGTAACTCAGGACAAGGTGACTGCTCAGTGAATATGGCTACACTCTCTCCATTGGCTTCTCCAGCCAACCTTCTCCAGCAGACTGAGGACCAAATTCCCTCAAATTTTGAAGGACCATTTGTGAATTTACTGCCTCCTCTGCTTCAGGAAGATTATTTGCTGAGCCTCGGGGATGAAGAAGGCATCAGTGATCTCTTTGATGCTTATGATTTAGAGAAGCTTCCTTCATTGGTAGATGAGTTTATATACAGCTGA